In the Desulfosporosinus acidiphilus SJ4 genome, CTGCCGAGAATATTGGCTAATTGCTGGCGTTCTCGCTCGTTTTCATGGATCTTCTGCTTTATTTCATCAGATAAAGTATTAAAGGAATGGCCCAGAGATGCCAGTTCATCAGTAGAATTCGCAGGTAACGGGCGGGAATAATTTCCGGTTGCGATATCTTTAATCGCGCGATCCATCTCCACTACCGGACTGGCTACTCTTTTTGCAAGGAGCAGACCTAAAGGAACCGCTAAAAGAAAGGAAAGTGTCAAGCCCCAGCCAATCGAGTTGGTTACCGATATGCTCACTGCATTTAAATAAGTCATGGGCTCAATCACAAAGATCCCGCCCATAAACTGATTGTCTTTAATGATGGGCGCGGCGACCTTCAAAATATGCCCGCTTGCATAATCGGCCTTGCCTTCATAGGAAATGTCTTGTCCTTTTCTGAGTTGAGCAATATCTTCAACTGGCATATCAAAATTAAGCCAATTCCGGATTTGATGTGTGCCGAGGATAACCTTTCCGTCGGCATTCGTAGCCAGTAGATCATATTTTAAAAGGTTTCCCAGAAAAGCAAAATGGTCATCGGCGCTTTGAATATTTTGCAAAGAAGAAACGTAAAATGCTAAGCTGTTAGCAGTATCCGTTAATTCTTCATTTTCTTCTGCTGCATAGCCATAATAAAAATCATGAGTGGATTTGGCCAGTATTCCGCCGAAAATAAGCAGCACCAAGAACACCCAGGCGACAATGACTATCCAGATCTTGCCGGCAAAACTTCGAAAGATCATCTCGGCACCTCAAATTTATACCCTATACCCCAAACCGTCTGCAAATAGTTAAACGGCGCAATGCTATTGAATTTTTCACGCAGGTTTTTCACGTGTACATCAACGATACGCAATTCCGCCAGATAATCTTCACCCCAGGCCAGAGACATGATCTGCTCACGCGAATAAACCTGCAGGGGTTTTTTAGCAAGCAAGATTAAAAGACTAAATTCTTTGGGAGTCAAGATGATTTCTTGATTGAACCATTCAACCCAGTGGCGCGCATTATCAATAAGTAAATTAGGATAGCGCAAAAGGGCCTCATTAGTCTGCTGAAATTTCACTGAGCGCCGCAAAAGCGCTTTGGCTCTCGCGGTCAGTTCTCTGGGACTAAACGGTTTTACTACATAATCATCAGCCCCATATTCAAAGCCGAGTAAACGGTCTGCTTCTTCCCCTTTGGCAGTGAGGAGCAAAATCGGCAAGTCCACTTGACTGGAGCGAATCATGCGGCACAAAGTCAAACCATCCAGTTGAGGCATCATGACATCAAGGATAACCAAATCAAATGCTTCATTTTTAAGTTCTGCTTCGGCTTTTAAACCGTCTGCCGCTTCAATCACTTCAAATCCCGAATTTTCCAGGTATACCTGTACCAATTCTCTTAAACCGGCCTCATCGTCAACCAAAAGTACTCTTGGTTTTAACAAATCCATAACTAATACACCTCGGCTTTATTATAAACAAAATCCCGGTATAACGACATATTGCATTTAATTCTTCATATATTCTTCATATATTCTTTATTAAAACTATATTTAATTCCTATATTATCACCTAGTGAGTGTTTTCACAGCTTAATTTATTAATCAAGGAGGAATTTGAATACCATGAAAAAGTCACTGCTTTTGCCCCCCATGGCCCTGCTAATTTCCCTCGTTCTGACCGCCTGCGGAACCACTTCAACCACTTCTTCTGCTGCTCCGGCAGCGACAACTCAGGCTCCGGCTCAAACTCCCCAAATTACCAAAGTGGATGATCAAGTC is a window encoding:
- a CDS encoding response regulator transcription factor codes for the protein MDLLKPRVLLVDDEAGLRELVQVYLENSGFEVIEAADGLKAEAELKNEAFDLVILDVMMPQLDGLTLCRMIRSSQVDLPILLLTAKGEEADRLLGFEYGADDYVVKPFSPRELTARAKALLRRSVKFQQTNEALLRYPNLLIDNARHWVEWFNQEIILTPKEFSLLILLAKKPLQVYSREQIMSLAWGEDYLAELRIVDVHVKNLREKFNSIAPFNYLQTVWGIGYKFEVPR